The sequence below is a genomic window from Thermanaerothrix sp..
TCCGAAGGCGACGCAAGGTCTTTCGACTCCCCGGCTCTTGCCGTGGGGTATGGCTATACCCATCCCAACCCCGGTGGTGCCAAGGGCCTCCCGGGCCATCACATCCCCAACGTAGGTCTCAAGATCCCCAAGGAAACCGGCCCTGTGGGCCATTCCCGCCATCTCGGCGATGACCTCCTCCTTGGTCCGCCCTTTAAGCTCCAAGTTCACCAGATCCAACGGCATCAGATCCATCAGGTTAACGGTCAAAGCAAATCCCCCTTAAGAACACCGCAGAAATCCCGGGCGGACCCGGCAGACTTTAACCTCTCCAACGTCCTTTCGTCCTCCGACAGGGCCGCCAGCTCCCCGAAGAGGCGTCTTAACTCTTGCCCATCCCCGGCGCAGCCCGCTATCATCATCACCAAGTCGACCTCCTCGCCCTCCCAGTCCACCGGGTGGACAAGCCTAGCCACCGCCACCGCGCTGCCCTTGGACATGAGGGGATCCCCGTGGGGTATCGCAAGGCCTCCCCCGATGCAGGTAGAGGAGGTCCTCTCCCGGGCCTTGACCGCCTCCGGGTAGCCGGGAAAAACCAGGCGGGCCTTGGATAGGGCCGATGCCAGGCTCTCTATGACCTCCCACCGATCCTCCCCTCGGTGGTTCAGGAACAGAAGATCCTCCCGCACTAGGCTGCCCATGAAGGGATATCGGGAGGGACGGCCTCCCTCACCCCGGCTCTCCCTGCGGATCAGGTCCTCCACACGCCTTATCTCCCCCTCCTTGAGGAGGGGGGTCACCTCCCGATAGGGCCTACCAAGACCCAAGGGGGGAGGAGATGTGCCTATGACCACCACGGAGGGATCCCTTGCCTCCTCCATGAGACTCTTCAATGACCCTGCCCCCGTGACCCTGACCCCCGGGAACGCGGACGATATCTTGGCCTCCATGAGGCGCATTATACCTATCCCCTGGGGGCAGAAGACCACCACCCGGCAATCTCCGCCGTTTAGCCCCCTAAGCCGCTCCAGTGCCGCCTGCACGTGGAGGACCACGTACCCCACCTCATCCTCGGGAAGCCTTATGCCCATCAGGTCCCCGCACTTTAAAGCCCCCTCCAATCCCACCTCGAAGGCGTAGAAGAAGGTCCTCTTTATCTGAGCCAGTATGGGGTTCACCACCGGGAACCCGCACCGGATCCGGTTCACGGAGGAGGTGAGGTGCGTGGCAAGGTCCGCCAGCAGCCTCTCGTCGGACCCAAGCCTTGAATCCAGCCTTTTTGCGAACTCCCCCACCAGAAAGGCGCTCAACCCCAGCGCTTCCTCGCTCACGTCCCCGGCGGAGGAGAGGTATCCGTCCGCCAGGACCCTGGAACTTCTAATGTGCAGGGCCAGGTACACCGCCTCGTCGTGGGGCATCTTAAGGCAAAGTCCATCCTGCAGGAGCTCCATCAGCCGCATGGCGGCGGTAAGCTCCCTGCGCCCATCCACCATGGACACCTCATGGGGAGCCACCTTTATGGGACATCCCTGCCGCACCCTTTTGACCGCCACCGCCAGGTGGACCGCGAGGCCCTGCAAGGCCTCCTCCGCCAGGGGTATACCCACGTCATCCAGGACCTCCCTGGTCTTGGCGAGCAGGAAACCCAGCTCACCCCGGTGAAGGGGGCCCTCCCCATGGACACAGCCCCGGGGAGGGCCTGGGGACGAGAGGAGCTTGTGAAGCCTTGAGATGGCAAGCCTCTTGGCCCTCTCGTCCCCTTGAACCTGGACTCCCACGTTGGGCTTTCTGGAAAGCCTAAGCCCCAACTGGGACAGCCAGGACTCCACCCGATCCAGCACCCCGGTTATGGTGGAGCGGCTTAACCGGAGCCGCTCCGCCAGCCTCCCCACGGTTATCTCACCCCTGGGATCCAATAGCTCCAGCAAGACCGCCTTCTCCAGGTCTCCCAAGGGTCGGTTCTGCTGGGCGAAGAGGTCCCTCAGAAGGCGCCCCCTGCTCTGCTCATCCCCCACTAGGGCCACCCCGCGGCCAGGGCGCCGGTCCAAGGACAGGCGGTAGTCACGGCGGAGCATGCCATCCATTGCCTTGAGGTGGTTCCTCAAGGTCCTCTCCGAGCACCCCAGCCGGTCCGCCATAACCGACAGGGGCACGTAGTCATCCGCCTCGGCAAGCAGTTTGAGCATCCTCCGATACCTTGCCTCCATGGAAACCCTCCATCCCGGGTCCGCCGGGGACCCCGGGGGCTTAAAAGCCCCGGGGCCCTACCTGCTCTTCAGGAAGTTCACCATCGCCGCAGTCGCCGCCACGCCCAACGCCACGGCGGCGAAGAACATGGGGACGTTGTCCACCGCCTGAAGGACCGCCACTATGGGGCCCCCGTGAGGGACGTGGTCCGTCACCCCGCTCAACATGGCCACCACCGCTCCGCACATGGAGCCCACCATTATGCTGGGTATCACCCTGATGGGGTCCTTGGCAGCGAACGGTATGGCCCCCTCGGTGATGCCCACCAGCCCCATGGCAAACGCCGCCTTGCCGGCCTCCACCTCTTCCTTGGAGTACTTGGACCGGGCCAACATGGTGGCCACCCCAAGCCCCAGCGGGGGAACGCAGATGGCCACCGCTATGGGCCCCATGACCTCCGGATGCCCCTCGGCTATCATGGCGGAACCGAAGAGAAACGCCACCTTGTTGACGGGCCCTCCCATGTCAAAGGCTATCATGGCGCCAAGCACCATGGCCAAGGCCACCCGGCTGGAGTCCTGCATGCCGTTGAGCCACCCGGTCAAGGCCTCCATGACCCCCGCTATGGGCTTGCCTATTCCGAATATGAACACCGATGATACCACCAGCGCGGACACCACCGGTATGACCAGTATGGGCATAA
It includes:
- a CDS encoding PRD domain-containing protein; the encoded protein is MEARYRRMLKLLAEADDYVPLSVMADRLGCSERTLRNHLKAMDGMLRRDYRLSLDRRPGRGVALVGDEQSRGRLLRDLFAQQNRPLGDLEKAVLLELLDPRGEITVGRLAERLRLSRSTITGVLDRVESWLSQLGLRLSRKPNVGVQVQGDERAKRLAISRLHKLLSSPGPPRGCVHGEGPLHRGELGFLLAKTREVLDDVGIPLAEEALQGLAVHLAVAVKRVRQGCPIKVAPHEVSMVDGRRELTAAMRLMELLQDGLCLKMPHDEAVYLALHIRSSRVLADGYLSSAGDVSEEALGLSAFLVGEFAKRLDSRLGSDERLLADLATHLTSSVNRIRCGFPVVNPILAQIKRTFFYAFEVGLEGALKCGDLMGIRLPEDEVGYVVLHVQAALERLRGLNGGDCRVVVFCPQGIGIMRLMEAKISSAFPGVRVTGAGSLKSLMEEARDPSVVVIGTSPPPLGLGRPYREVTPLLKEGEIRRVEDLIRRESRGEGGRPSRYPFMGSLVREDLLFLNHRGEDRWEVIESLASALSKARLVFPGYPEAVKARERTSSTCIGGGLAIPHGDPLMSKGSAVAVARLVHPVDWEGEEVDLVMMIAGCAGDGQELRRLFGELAALSEDERTLERLKSAGSARDFCGVLKGDLL
- a CDS encoding fructose PTS transporter subunit IIA, whose translation is MTVNLMDLMPLDLVNLELKGRTKEEVIAEMAGMAHRAGFLGDLETYVGDVMAREALGTTGVGMGIAIPHGKSRGVERPCVAFGRKASGVDWESLDGEPARLVFMIAVPTEGALDQHLKILQTLSRRLMDQRLRDSLMNAASPSEALSLLCGVE